Within Microterricola gilva, the genomic segment CTCGGTGGGGATGGTGCTCATGTGTGTCTCCCGTGTGTCGGTGCTGCTAGACGACGACGGTCATGCCGCCGTCGATGAAGACGACCTGACCGTTGACGAAGTTCGAGCCGGCCGAGGCCAGCCAGACCGCCGGACCGACGAGGTCATCGACGGTGCCCCAGCGGTGCGCGGGTGTGCGGCCGAGGATCCACTCGTTGAAGACGGTGTCGTCGACGAGCTTCTGGGTCATCTCGGTGTGGATGTAGCCGGGCGCGATCGCGTTGATCTGCAGGCCGTGCTCCGCCCATTCGGCCGTCATGGCGCGCGTGAGATTGCGGATGCCGCCCTTCGACGCCGTGTACGGCGCGATGGTTGGGCGGGCGAGATCGGTCTGCACCGAGGCGACGTTGATGATCTTGCCCGCACCGCGCGGGATCATGTGGCGCGCGGCCTCGCGTCCGACGAGGAACGCGCTGGTGAGGTTGGTGCGGAGCACCCGCTCCCAGTCGTCGACATCGAGGTCGAGCATGGGAACGCGGTGCTGCACGCCGGCGTTGTTGACGAGGATGTCGAGCGGCCCGACCTCGGCCTCGACCCAGCTGATTC encodes:
- a CDS encoding SDR family oxidoreductase — encoded protein: MTANMFDLTGKVALVTGSSRGIGSAIARGLAAAGATVVLNGLDEQRLEGARVALAAEFGEERVRAITFDVTDAAAAAAGISWVEAEVGPLDILVNNAGVQHRVPMLDLDVDDWERVLRTNLTSAFLVGREAARHMIPRGAGKIINVASVQTDLARPTIAPYTASKGGIRNLTRAMTAEWAEHGLQINAIAPGYIHTEMTQKLVDDTVFNEWILGRTPAHRWGTVDDLVGPAVWLASAGSNFVNGQVVFIDGGMTVVV